A stretch of DNA from Candidatus Pseudomonas phytovorans:
GCGCGCACCCAGGCTGTTGAGCGCCAGCAGCACGGCGGCGGCATTGTTGTTGACCACGGTGACGGCTTCGGCGCCGGTCAGCTCACGGATCAGGCCTTCGATCAGGTCGTCGCGGTCGCCGCGTTTGCCAGTGGCCAGGTCAAATTCCAGGTTGAGCGGGTAACGGGCGGCGGTTTGCATGGCCTCGATGGCTTCTTCGGGCAACAGGGCGCGGCCGAGGTTGGTGTGCAGCACGGTGCCGGTGAGGTTGAACACGCGGCGGACCTGGCTGCGTTGCTGGGTTGCCAAACGTTCGCCGGTGCGACCCAAGAGGATATCGGGGGCCAGTTCGGCGGGAGTGAGTTGGCCTTGGCGAGTGGGTTCGCGAAGGTCGTCGAGCAGTTGGCGCAGGGTAGCCAGGACTGCGTCGCGGCCGTGCCGGTCGATTAGTGGGAGGCAGGCCGGGTGGCGCAGGAGTGTGTCGATGGAAGGTAGGCGTGGGGTGTCGTTGGCGGGGCTTGAAGACATGCGGTACTACCTTGGACTTGTCCGTTGTCTGTTCTGGCCCTTTCGCGGGCATGCCCGCGAAAAGGCCGACTCGGTGTTTCAGTGTAGACACTCACCCACTCCCAGGCGCGAGCATCAGGTTGGGCGCCAGCCGATGGAAGCCCTCCTCGTCCAGGCGCATATCCAGCGCCAGGCTGGCTAGGTCGTCGGCCAGCGGCTCGGCCGCCGCGTCGTTCTCCAGATAGTTCTGCTTCAGGTAGCTGTCGCACTCCGGGCAACATTCCGCACGCAGCGGCGCCTTGCCCGGCGCATGGCGGTCATCTTCAAGGCTGGTATAGCGCAAGTCCTTGCTCGACTCGCAGTACACGCACTTGACCCGCACCACATGCCATTCACACGCACACAGCGAACAGGCCAGATAGCGCAGGCCATTATGCTTGCCGCGGTTACGCACCACCCCGGCCATTGCCGGCGAACCGCAGGCCGGGCACTGCGCCAGGCTGCCGGCTGGTTTCAACTCAGGCGCTGGCAGCGCCAGCAACCAACTGGACCAGGCTGCCTGCAGCGCAGCCCCAAGGAACGGTACCAGTGCTGAAGGCACCGCGTCGTATTGGCCGGCAAGCAAAGCAATGCCCCAGCCCTTGCGCTGTTCGTCATCACTGCCACGCAGCACCTGCAACGCCTCACCCAGCGGGCCACTGATTTCACCGTTGAAGTGCTCCAGGAGGGCCTGCAACCAAATCAGCCAAGGACCTTCGCGCACCAGGCTGTCAGCCGCCAGCGGCGGCAAGCCATGACTTATGCACAGGCGCTGACGTTCCTCGGCCACTGGCACACCAGCGGGCGGGTTATCCACAAGCTGCTGCTGGATGCGGCATAACCGAGCAATCAGTTGCAGGTAATCGCCAAGCGCGTTGCCTTCGGCCAGATGCTCAAGGCGCACGGCGCGCAGTTCGAACAGATCGGCGGGGGGCAGGTGCAGAAACGGCGGCATCACCGCCGATGCTTCGATCTGCCCAGGTTCAAGTATCGTGCTCAAGCGCTCATCCTTCTTTTCGTCCGTGATTGCCCGGCGTCTTGTCGCCAGTCACTTCGCGGTACCACAACTCATGGTGCTTGCGTGCCCAGGCGCGGCTTACCCAACCATGCAGCATGGCGCCGATCGAACCCTTGATCCAGATGCCGGCGTAGATGTGCACGATGATGCTGAGGACCAGCACGAACGCCGCCAGCGCGTGGAGCAGTGCAGACAAGCGAATGACATCGATGCCGAACCAATGGCTGAAGTACGCCCGCCAGATCACCACACCACTGACCAGCAGCACCAGCATGCACAACAGCAGGGTCCAGAACAGCAGCTTCTGCCCGGCGTTGTACTTGCCAATGGGTGGCACGCCATCCTCACGATTGACCATCACCCGATCAATGCGACGCAACCACAGGCGGTCATTCGCGGTGATGAAGTTGGCGCGCCAGAAGCGGATCACCAGGCCGAGGAAAAAAACGAACATCGCCACACCCATGAACGGGTGCAATATGCGTGTCCACGGCCCTCCACCGAACAGGTGGCTGAGCCAAAACAGCGCTGGGTGGAAAAGCGCCAGCCCGGAAAGCCCGGCCATGAAGAACAGGATGGCGACGATCCAGTGGTTGGTCCGCTCGTTGGCGTTGTAGCGCAGGATAGGTTTGTTGTCGTTCATGGCCGCTGCTCCCCTTGCCCACCGGGCTGCTTCGGATCGTAAACGTGCACTGCCGGGTCCACCTGATGCACGCTGTCATCGGGCGACGTGGGGTGCTCGTCCTCCTCTACCCGTTGCGGGCCAACCCGCACATAGTGGAAGAACCCGGCCAACACCGCGGCACCCATGGCCAACAGCGCCAGCGGCTTGGTAAAGCCCTTCCACAGCCCCACCAGCGAGCTGATCACCGGCTGGTCCGGCAAGCCGGCGTACAGCCTCGGCGTGTCGGCATGATGCAGCACGTACATCACATGGGTGCCACCGACGCCATCCGGGTCGTACAGCCCAGCGTTGTCGTAGCCCCGTGACTTCAGGTCGACGATGCGCTCGGCGGCGTGCACCTTCATTTCTTCCTTGCTGCCGAACACGATCGCCCCGGTCGGGCAGGTTTTCACGCAGGCCGGCTCCAGGCCCACGGTCACGCG
This window harbors:
- the fdhE gene encoding formate dehydrogenase accessory protein FdhE, with product MSTILEPGQIEASAVMPPFLHLPPADLFELRAVRLEHLAEGNALGDYLQLIARLCRIQQQLVDNPPAGVPVAEERQRLCISHGLPPLAADSLVREGPWLIWLQALLEHFNGEISGPLGEALQVLRGSDDEQRKGWGIALLAGQYDAVPSALVPFLGAALQAAWSSWLLALPAPELKPAGSLAQCPACGSPAMAGVVRNRGKHNGLRYLACSLCACEWHVVRVKCVYCESSKDLRYTSLEDDRHAPGKAPLRAECCPECDSYLKQNYLENDAAAEPLADDLASLALDMRLDEEGFHRLAPNLMLAPGSG
- a CDS encoding formate dehydrogenase subunit gamma, which produces MNDNKPILRYNANERTNHWIVAILFFMAGLSGLALFHPALFWLSHLFGGGPWTRILHPFMGVAMFVFFLGLVIRFWRANFITANDRLWLRRIDRVMVNREDGVPPIGKYNAGQKLLFWTLLLCMLVLLVSGVVIWRAYFSHWFGIDVIRLSALLHALAAFVLVLSIIVHIYAGIWIKGSIGAMLHGWVSRAWARKHHELWYREVTGDKTPGNHGRKEG